In a genomic window of Pseudoliparis swirei isolate HS2019 ecotype Mariana Trench chromosome 20, NWPU_hadal_v1, whole genome shotgun sequence:
- the sgcg gene encoding gamma-sarcoglycan: protein MVREQYVTTTQGSSSPRPVPDNVYKIGIYGWRKRCLYLFVLLLIIILVVNFALTIWIVRVMRFNTEGMGLLQVNPDGVKLQDGESEFLFPVYAQEIHSREDSSLLVHSSENVSLNARNENGDVTGRISVGPTEAQGYTRNLLISSLNDDMLFSADGDQAVIGPDKLRVTGPEGALFQHSVEVPLLKSELLKDLRLESPTRSLTLEAPKGVYFKALAGNIEAASNMDVILQSTIGLLVLDAETVRMPSLPKSEGGVSGNADGLHEVCVCPSGKLFLSKAGVTSTCSEYQDC from the exons ATGGTGCGGGAGCAGTATGTCACCACCACCCAGGGCAGCAGCTCGCCCAGGCCGGTGCCCGACAACGTCTACAAGATCGGCATCTACGGCTGGAGGAAGCGCTGCCTCTACCTGTTTGTCCTGCTGCTCATCATCATTCTGGTGGTGAACTTTGCCCTCACCATCTGGATCGTCAGGGTGATGCGGTTCAACACG GAAGGGATGGGCCTCCTCCAGGTGAACCCGGACGGGGTCAAGCTGCAGGATGGCGAGTCCGAGTTTCTTTTCCCCGTCTACGCTCAGGAGATCCACTCCAGAGAA gaCTCTTCGCTTCTCGTGCACTCATCGGAAAATGTTTCGCTTAACGCCCGCAATGAAAACGGTGACGTCACAGGGAGGATATCTGTGG gtCCAACGGAGGCTCAGGGATACACTCGAAATCTGCTCATTAGCTCCCTCAATGACGACATGCTGTTCAGCGCAGATGGCGACCAGGCTGTGATTGGACCAGACAAACTACGAGTCACAG GGCCTGAAGGAGCTCTGTTCCAGCATTCAGTGGAGGTGCCCCTGCTGAAATCTGAACTTTTGAAAGACCTGAG GCTGGAGTCTCCGACTCGCTCGCTCACTCTGGAGGCGCCAAAAGGAGTTTATTTCAAAGCGCTGGCCGGCAACATTGAAGCTGCTTCGAACATGGACGTCATTCTGCAGTCGACTATAGGACTG CTGGTGCTGGATGCTGAGACGGTGCGCATGCCGAGCTTGCCCAAGAGCGAAGGAGGGGTTTCTGGAAATGCTGATGGTCTCCATGAGGTCTGCGTTTGTCCCAGCGGCAAGCTCTTCCTGTCTAAGGCTGGGGTCACCTCCACTTGCAGCGAGTATCAGGACTGCTAA